From Capra hircus breed San Clemente chromosome 1, ASM170441v1, whole genome shotgun sequence:
ACCAATGAACAAAGAATTATATGTACAGGGTTCATTTTAGGTTTACTTTTAAGAGGAAAACAAGTGGTGAGAAatgggaaacaacctaaatgtctgtgaTAGTGTTACATTTTATCTCCAAATTTGAAACAGGAAGGGGGCACAACCtccaaaagaatgacatagcctgaGGACATGATATACGCTGATCAGAACCAACTAGATCCAAGACGGCAGATGAGTCGACTTCCTCTTGACTTGAGCCCCAGTGCACGCTCATTGTAACATCAGTACTCTAAATGACATATTGCAGGTGCCATGATGTCTCCAAAGATGACCTTAAAGGTCAAAAAATTGGCACttgcccaattcctggaaatccccctTCCCCCAAATAGCTGGAATACTCATTCCACTCAGCCTATGAAATTATTCGCCCCTATAAAAGCTGACAACCCTGTACCCTGGtgcctccctttcctctcttGCTTTCTGAGATGGTCTATACTCTGTATATGAGGTGTGTTTCCTCCCTGAACAAACCTTCTTTCAGTTTACTATGGTTCACTCTTGAATTTTTTCCTGCAGTAAGCCAAGAATCCACACTTGGTGACTGTCCAGGGATTCAGACGTAATCTGGGATGTGACCACTTTCCTGCACCTCACTCTTTTTCTTGCAATAAGTTGAGACTCCTCCCTTCAAAGAGTGCAGTAAAATTACCCTCCCTTTAAGTGTGGCTGTACTAGTGACTGTAATAAACAGAATGCGGTGTAAGTGATGCTTGTTGCCTTTCAAGACTGCGTTATAAAAGCCATTTTGGTTTCTTCCTCGTTCTCCCTGTTGGATTCCTTGCTGTAGAAGAAGCTAGCTGCCATATGGAGAGGACACTGAAACAGCCTAAAGGAGAGATTTGAGTGGTAGGAACTGAAGCCTCCTGCCAGCAGCTGTGTGTGAGCTACCTGGGAGGTTAGATTCTCCAGCCCTAGTCAAGTCTTCTGATGGCTTCAGCTCCAGCTGACGTCTTGGCTGAAACTTCATAAGAGACCCAGACCCAGAAGAACCCACCAAAACCACCCTTAAATGTATTACCAGAGGGCCATGAGATAACAAGTGTTTGCTGTTTTAAGCTCCTCAGTTTCgttaacaataaattaaaaatatattaaataatttaaaaactggtTGATAAAGTATTATACTGACATACAATGGAATTCTATGCAGCTATTAACAATAATACTGTGGAGAAAGCTAGAAACAGCACTGTCCCCACACTTGGAAGatcagaaaatctggaaaatatgCAAATTCACACCTTTTGTGGACCAAGAGAGAGCTGCGTTCACAGGGCAACCAAATAAcctgaagtccaagggaaacAGGCACCTGCACAGAGAGGACTCCAGCTCTTGCCTGCTTGGAGCAGGCAGTGCTACATGTCGGCAAGCAGAGTTCAGCTGAATTTGCTAGTGGCCTAGTGTAAGTTTGCAAGAGAAAATTGAAACCTGCAGATGTAATGAAAATTTGCATTCAGTAGCAGACTTTTCTCCAGTGGTgtcactgggcacacacacacacacacaattagtgAAAGTCCTGAGAAAGTATCCTTCAGGGCATAGCCCAGGGAGAGGAATACTAGCTGCTGCAGGAAATACAGGAAACTAATGCTTGGATCCTATTTCTAACAGAACAAAAGTAGATCCAACTGCTCAAGAACAGGTGTGATAAACACAGACTTACAGGCTGGTAAGCCCAACTGCAGCTGGCAAAAGAGAACGGAATGAAAACCATACCTCTGATCCTGAGAAAGAGGTGGGCATATGTGCTGGGGGAAGGATAGAAGCAATTTGAAGGTCACTCTCCCTCAAAACCCAGGGACAGAGTGCCTGCCTGCCTGAGACTTAACAGAACAGAGCATCTCCTGGCTTAGTGCCAGCACCAGACTAACAAGCAGCGACTATCAGTAACGGTGGAATCTGTCAGGAGAGCTGAAAAGcgtggagagaaagagagaccatCACACataccagggaagacccaaagCTGGGGTGGAGCACACACTGAGAAAACATTTGAGCAAACAAGGCCATACCTTAAACACACATAACACTTGAGTAATTTGATGATGTATGTAGTGTACTTAGGGTAACTGTGGCAACAACTGACCCAAGGATCTACACAAAGGAGTGAAGACTGCAAGAAATGGTAATCACatgagtaagtttttttttttaatttaaagaattcTTGGAGAGTCATTCCCAGAAGTGTCTGGGACTGGGTTGGGCGGCCGCTTTGAACTGGTAACTATATAGGGCATCTCCAGCGATGAAGCAGGTGACTTCCATCTCGGGTTCTTTGCTTGCTCCTTGAAGCATTGAAGGCTTGTGAATGGCATCCATCTAAGCAGGAAACCAGTAGGTCGCCACGGAAACGACTGTGCAAAGGGAGCCCGAACCGACGAGAGACAGTGTGGTTTTCTGGACTCTATTTTTCTGCTAAAGGAACCCTGAGGACTAATCAGCTCTTGCAGGTCCAAAACCATGGCCCGGGGACCAGTAACATTCAGGGGTGTGGTCATAGAGTTCTTTCCGCATGAGTGGGAATTTCTCGACTCGCTTCAGAAGAAATTGTATTGCGATGTGATGATGGAGAACTATAGTAACTTGGTCTCACTGGGCCATTCCATTTCTAAGTCAGACATaattgtgttattggaagaaggaagaaatccCTGGATGGTTgtgagaaaagaaacaagaagctGGAATACAGATTTGGATTCAAGTTATAAAATAACCAGCGATAGAAAAACATTTGTATTTGGGAAACATTCATCTCTTTTTTTGCATCAGATCATTCATGGTGATGAGAAACTCTATGAAGAATGTGGGAAAGCTTTTTGTTGTGCTTCAAACCTTGCTCAACATGGAAGAGTTCATTATGGAGCAGACTGCCAGGACTCCAAGATCGCATCAGTTTTaccactgaagaaaaagaaactcctGGATGTCAAATTAAGGGAGCTGCCAAGCTGGATACTAATGCGAGATTTCATCCCTAAAGGCATTGCTGGAGCGCTTCAAAGAGGTTATTGCCAGTATTACAACAAGTTAAACATGAAGAAAGGGAGTGTCGCTGGGCTTTCTATGGTGCTGGCAGCTTACATGCTTATCAACTGTTGCCATTCTAACAAGGAGCTTTAACAAGAGCAGCCAAGCAAGTACCACTGAAGAGGGCACATTCTGCATTCCTGACCATCACCTTTGCCATGCACCCCTGAATCCTTTCATAGCCTAATGGAGAATTAACATCCAATTAAAGatgactggttaaaaaaaaaaatctctcttagcaactttcaaatcaAATAATATGAATTATAATCACCAttctgtatattacatccccatgaGTTATTTACTTTATAATTGGAAATTTGTGGCTTTTGGCCTTCTTCACACTTTTCAGCCACTGCCTCTGGCAGCCAttagtttcttctctgtatctgtgacttcggttccatctttttgtttttgatttttttttccagagtccacatataaatgaGGTCATACAGTATgggtatatgtctttctctgtctgacttcacttagtataatgccctcatccatccatgttgtcactaatggcaggatttcctttttttattattggataatattcaattgtatacatgccacatttaaaaaaaaatctcttgatgatctcttgtttccatgtcttggcaactGTAAAAAATGCTGCATTGAACACTGGAGTGtagatatatttcaaaatagtGATTTTggttcctttggataaataccaagaagTGGAACTGTTGGGTTAGATGGTagtttctagttttaattttttgaggaatctccatactgtttttcataatatCTGAACTAGCTGACATTCTCTCAGCAgtgtagagcttccctggtgtctctcagatggtaaagaatctgcctgcagtgcgggagacctgggttcgatccctgagttggcaagatcccctggagaagggaatggctacccagtccagtgttcttacctagacagtttcatggacaaaggaccctagcgggctacagtcagtggggttgcaaagagtcagacactactgagcaactaacacacacatacaccagcaGTACataagggctcccttttctctacattcttgccaacatttgttatttctcattttaatagCCATTCttacaggtatgaggtgatattttattgtgattatgatttgtatttccctgatgactagtgatgtcGAGCACCTTTTCCTGAATTTGTTGGccatttgtttgtcttctttggaaaaatgtctattcagagcctctcatttttaaattgggttgatTGCTTTTCTGTTAAGTTGTataagggtttttaaaaaatatattgtagaTTATAgatcaactatattctaatagaaaataaaagtttttaaaatctaaaaaaaataaaataaaaaaataaagaattcttttttaatattttatttattttttaatctatttgtctGCAGCATGCAGATCTTTTGCTGCAGTGCAGGGACGCTCTGGTGGCACTCGGGCTCCAGAGCATAcaagcttagctgctctgcagcttgtgggaccttagtttccccaacccaggatcaaactcacatcccctgaATTGTAAgacagattcttatctactggattgccagggaagtcccaatgagTAAGTATGATAGCCTTTTATCCCCCCTTATCATTTACTTCTCCTTAAAAGACAAgtgattatttaaataaaaatagagtaaCAATATGTTGTGGGATTCATTACATCTACTGAATTAAAACGTATGACAAGACAACAGAAGTGAAGAGGGAAGAAATGGAAGTAAACTCTTGTAAGATTCTTCTGTGTAAAGTGGTATAAAATCATTTGAAGGTACACTGTGATACCTTAAAGATATATACCCTAAACTCTAAAGCAAACATGAGAGTTTTTGCTGTATGAGATATTAGTTACGACATGAGAGTTACAACTAATAAGTCAACAGATGAGAtaacatggaattttaaaaagtaactaacCAAGAGTTAATAGAGAAAGAGGAGATATGAAACCAAAAATGggcaggaaaaaatagaaaacagttgCCAAGATGGTAGATATAAAGGTAACTATATCAGTAATCATATTGTTTGAACACCCCAATTAAAAGGAAGTTATTGtcaaattgaatattttaaaaagaaaagaaaaagaaaaaagaccaccCTTGTGacctacaagaaacccactttagcAAACCAAAGCCTATGCCTGAAATGCCTGAAGGTTAAGAAACTGAAACCTAGAGACAACCAATCACACACAGCCAGCTTGACTTTCTCAAAGAACACACCCACTGAAGCTGCAGCCAATCAAATAATTTCCTTACTTTGCTTCTGCCTCTTCCCTAGAAAAGTCTTTCCCCCAGCTTCTATCAGTGGAGCTCTCCCAACTACTTCTGGCTTGACCCTGCCCAATTTGAACTGagttttgctcaaataaactttaaaaaaaatgttagtaTGCCTCATTTTATCTAACAGTATAAAGAcacaagagcttccctggtggctcagatggtaaagaatctgcctgcaatgcaggagaccagagtttgatcccagaactgcaacccactccagtattcttaactggaaagttccatggacagaggagcctggcaggctatatagtccttagggttgcaaagaatcggacatgactgagtgactaccacacgcacacataaagacagaaatagattaaaagtaaaagaatggaaaaagatatcccattctaacactaatcaaaagaaagaataactatgttaatataaaaacaaattgagTCTCGGAACAAAGAatatgaccaaaaataaaaatcacttaaaaataataaagtggtaAATCTATCAAGAGGACATACCAAGCCTAATTGTTTACACATCAATAACAGAGCTTCAGAATacacaaagcaaaaacagaactgcaaagagaaataaacaaaccTACAATTATAATCCAGTATTTTGACTTGAGAAATAGGATATTTCCTGCCGTATTAGTAAAGAAGGATGTCAGGGTCATCAGGGATTTTAGCCCTCCAGGGCACTCTGGAAGGGGAAGAGTACCTGTGATCCAACGGCCATCAGGCTACAGCCACTCCCTGCCAGGAGCTCCAGGGAGCTGTGCAAGCATGTGTGTTCattcagtctcagtcatgtctgactctgcaaccccacggacggtagctcaccaggctcctctgtccacgggatttcccagggaagaatgctagagtggattgccttctccacgggatcttcccaacccagggatcaaacctgcatctcgaGTCTCCAGGATtgagaggtggattctttaccactgatccaccaggtaAGCCCCCAAAGACCACCTACAATATTGTTAATATCTGATtaatgctttaaattttaaaagtactaatttttaaactttcaaaactCCTTAGCAAACTTGGGACAGTATTGCAaggtaattttttaatgtaaagttgGTTAGTTAAGCCATCATTCCTCTGATCTACTGCTTATATGTGTATTCCTCCTGACTGGGATTCACAGCTCTGAGAGACCATCATTGGTTCATCTAATTAATAGAGGAAGGAGATAAGAGATGAAAAGGTCATCTTTCCAAGACATTGAATATTATTCACGTTCCAGAAAAACCAACTGGGAGTAGGCATTATTATTCCTATTATACAGCAGAAGAAAcctaggctcagagaggttacccAAGGTTGTACAACTGCTGAGTTGGCAGGGTCAGATTCAAACCCCAGATCTCCCCAACTCTTTAGACCATACTCTTCCCACTCCCCGCAAGGTGAGGGTGCCAGATAAGGCTACTTTGAGCAGCGAGCAGGGCTGTCTCCGACTTCTTGTgaatacacacagagacagacagcgCTCTACTACTGAGTTTTGACTCCTACTCCTCATGAGTGAGGGATTGGTTTTCTCTCAGCTGAGAAGGGTCTCTGGGTTTATAC
This genomic window contains:
- the LOC106501989 gene encoding zinc finger protein 383-like, with amino-acid sequence MARGPVTFRGVVIEFFPHEWEFLDSLQKKLYCDVMMENYSNLVSLGHSISKSDIIVLLEEGRNPWMVVRKETRSWNTDLDSSYKITSDRKTFVFGKHSSLFLHQIIHGDEKLYEECGKAFCCASNLAQHGRVHYGADCQDSKIASVLPLKKKKLLDVKLRELPSWILMRDFIPKGIAGALQRGYCQYYNKLNMKKGSVAGLSMVLAAYMLINCCHSNKEL